One genomic window of Mucilaginibacter sp. SJ includes the following:
- a CDS encoding DUF885 domain-containing protein: MRRLLVFLFFTLTSSLAIGQQSPFDAFCNDFVAGYTELHLPQLELSYTSGLEHIGTAADVQKQLAFFTKIKTGLSAFKADQLSEPEKVDYQLISYETGLNLERIKLEQDWLKNKPAVIPAGGIITIPNGKAWYVYLLKRWVSTSATPDEIYQFGLTEVSRVKKHIEAIRLQTGLSEDDFYKHLNDPSFFISDPKVVQQSFENTKAVIYANLPKLFNNTNIAPLKIVKGESRQLAQTPGYYDNNAFYYNLFDKPYNKRQVDWLFIHEGVPGHHYQASMEAQTKTSAVQQLFYYMGFAEGWAAYTEELGKQLGVYQTPYDELGKWEWDIVRSVRVPLDVALNYYGWTDEQALAFWKKNIRGQDDIAMREIARMRRWPAQVVTYKYGALQILHWKEELQQKQGAQFNIRDFHSRVLDHGSLPLFMVKENVFKKS, from the coding sequence ATGAGGCGACTTCTTGTTTTTTTGTTTTTTACTTTAACATCTTCTCTCGCTATTGGCCAGCAATCTCCTTTTGATGCTTTTTGTAATGATTTTGTAGCCGGCTACACTGAATTGCATTTGCCCCAGCTGGAGCTAAGCTACACAAGCGGATTAGAACATATCGGCACCGCTGCTGATGTGCAAAAACAGTTAGCTTTTTTTACAAAAATAAAGACTGGTTTATCAGCCTTCAAAGCAGATCAGCTCAGCGAACCGGAAAAAGTAGATTATCAGCTGATCAGCTATGAAACCGGCCTCAATTTAGAGCGGATTAAACTTGAGCAGGATTGGTTAAAAAATAAACCTGCTGTGATTCCTGCAGGCGGTATTATCACTATCCCCAACGGCAAAGCATGGTATGTCTACCTGCTGAAACGATGGGTCAGCACCAGTGCTACACCTGATGAAATCTACCAGTTTGGCCTTACCGAAGTTAGCCGGGTTAAAAAGCATATCGAAGCTATCCGCCTGCAAACCGGGTTAAGTGAGGATGATTTTTATAAACACCTCAATGACCCTTCTTTTTTTATCAGTGACCCGAAGGTAGTTCAGCAATCCTTCGAAAATACCAAAGCGGTTATTTACGCCAACTTGCCCAAACTGTTTAACAATACCAACATAGCCCCGCTAAAAATTGTAAAGGGCGAAAGCAGGCAGCTGGCACAAACGCCCGGCTATTACGATAATAATGCGTTTTACTATAATCTTTTTGATAAGCCATACAATAAGCGGCAGGTCGACTGGCTTTTTATTCACGAGGGAGTTCCTGGTCACCATTACCAGGCGAGTATGGAGGCACAAACCAAAACATCTGCCGTGCAGCAGTTGTTTTATTATATGGGTTTTGCCGAGGGTTGGGCGGCATATACCGAAGAGTTGGGCAAACAACTTGGCGTATACCAAACGCCTTACGATGAGCTTGGCAAATGGGAGTGGGATATTGTACGGTCGGTACGTGTGCCTTTGGATGTAGCACTTAATTATTACGGCTGGACGGATGAACAGGCACTGGCATTTTGGAAAAAGAACATCCGGGGACAGGATGATATTGCCATGCGCGAAATTGCCCGCATGCGCCGCTGGCCGGCACAGGTAGTTACCTACAAGTATGGCGCATTACAAATATTGCATTGGAAAGAGGAATTGCAGCAAAAGCAGGGCGCGCAATTTAATATCAGGGATTTTCATTCACGCGTACTTGATCATGGCTCGCTGCCGTTGTTTATGGTTAAGGAAAATGTGTTTAAAAAAAGTTAA
- a CDS encoding CBS domain-containing protein — MKSVKHILARKGNNVTAVPADTTVFNVLKLMAEKNIGSVVVTENGRYMGLMTERDYSRKIILMGKHSDETTAGEIISTNFPRITPESSVDECMLIMSENNIRYLPVFDMADQLCGIISMSDVVYETIYSQRETIEQLHSYIQST; from the coding sequence ATGAAAAGTGTAAAGCATATCCTGGCCCGTAAGGGGAACAACGTTACTGCAGTACCTGCCGATACCACCGTGTTTAACGTGTTGAAACTGATGGCCGAAAAAAACATCGGCTCGGTAGTGGTAACCGAAAATGGCAGGTATATGGGCCTGATGACGGAGAGGGATTACTCCCGTAAAATCATTTTAATGGGTAAACACTCCGACGAAACCACCGCCGGCGAGATCATAAGTACCAATTTCCCGAGGATCACCCCCGAATCATCAGTTGATGAATGCATGCTGATCATGAGCGAAAATAATATCAGGTATTTACCGGTGTTTGATATGGCCGATCAGTTATGCGGTATTATTTCAATGAGCGATGTGGTGTACGAAACTATCTATTCGCAAAGGGAAACCATTGAGCAGTTGCACAGTTACATCCAATCAACATAA
- a CDS encoding arabinan endo-1,5-alpha-L-arabinosidase produces MKETNTMMNTAKNLYLITALATVLFSCSKKETPAPTKTDTTTTPPVTTAFDINSISDTYADIAAFTYYPKWTVYNVHDPSIKKFGDYYYCYSTDVAFGTDVRPGLQIRRSKDLVQWEYVGWVFSSLPAQGSAYITGKGGTPYNALWAPYVMKVGSEYRLYYSLSSPVARLSVIGMATASSPDGPWSEKGLVVTSTNDASIQTNAIDPTVITTTTGEQYMYYGSAWDGIYILKLDPSTGLAASSGDKGKRIANRGFTGGKYNGNIEGAEVIYNSDLKKYFLFISYDWLQTKYNVRVGRGDSPTGPFYDYNGHDINTDEDHGPMILAPYQFSNQSGWQGTGHCAVFDNGSGQYYMAHQGRPGINSYFMDLHVRKISWTTDGWPIVSPERYANVAQTTIASTDVAGNYEKITLNYHVVPGYGTEQTNPDFQVSTTFKLDAAGTIDGNAADKWTFTAPWLELKYSNGDTYKLKVERERDWENKITSTLIFTGLDSHGTAIWGKRKQ; encoded by the coding sequence GTGAAAGAGACGAACACGATGATGAATACAGCGAAAAATCTATACTTAATAACCGCACTGGCAACAGTGCTGTTTTCCTGCTCAAAAAAGGAAACACCTGCGCCAACTAAAACGGATACTACCACAACTCCACCGGTAACAACGGCGTTTGATATCAACAGTATCAGTGATACTTACGCGGATATTGCGGCATTTACCTATTATCCTAAGTGGACAGTGTATAACGTGCATGACCCATCCATTAAAAAGTTTGGTGATTATTATTATTGCTATAGTACCGATGTGGCTTTTGGTACTGATGTAAGGCCGGGCTTGCAAATCCGCAGGTCGAAGGATTTGGTGCAGTGGGAGTATGTGGGTTGGGTATTTTCGTCATTGCCGGCGCAGGGATCTGCCTATATTACGGGTAAAGGCGGTACGCCTTACAACGCCTTATGGGCACCTTACGTAATGAAGGTGGGTTCAGAGTACAGATTGTATTATTCGCTTTCATCGCCTGTAGCACGCCTGAGTGTTATCGGTATGGCGACGGCTTCATCGCCTGACGGCCCCTGGTCGGAGAAAGGCCTCGTTGTAACATCAACCAATGATGCCAGTATCCAAACAAACGCTATCGACCCAACCGTAATAACTACAACCACCGGCGAGCAGTACATGTACTACGGCTCGGCATGGGATGGGATCTATATCCTGAAACTTGATCCTTCAACCGGCCTGGCGGCCAGCTCGGGCGATAAGGGCAAGCGCATAGCTAACCGCGGTTTTACCGGCGGCAAATACAATGGTAACATTGAAGGCGCGGAAGTGATCTACAACTCCGATCTGAAAAAGTATTTCCTGTTTATCAGTTATGACTGGCTGCAAACCAAGTATAATGTTAGGGTAGGGCGGGGCGATAGCCCGACCGGTCCGTTTTATGATTATAACGGGCATGACATCAATACCGATGAGGATCATGGCCCCATGATCCTTGCGCCATACCAGTTCAGCAACCAAAGCGGCTGGCAGGGCACAGGGCATTGTGCAGTGTTTGACAACGGTAGCGGGCAATATTACATGGCGCACCAGGGCAGGCCGGGTATTAACTCCTACTTTATGGACCTGCACGTTCGTAAAATATCATGGACAACCGACGGCTGGCCAATAGTATCGCCTGAGCGATATGCCAATGTTGCTCAAACAACCATTGCATCAACCGATGTGGCAGGGAACTATGAAAAAATTACGCTGAATTATCATGTTGTACCAGGTTATGGTACCGAGCAAACCAATCCGGATTTCCAGGTTTCAACAACCTTTAAACTGGACGCTGCCGGTACTATTGATGGTAACGCTGCTGATAAATGGACATTTACCGCTCCGTGGCTTGAGCTTAAATACAGCAACGGCGATACTTACAAGCTAAAAGTTGAACGTGAGCGCGACTGGGAAAATAAAATAACATCAACCCTGATATTTACCGGGTTAGATAGCCATGGCACCGCTATTTGGGGAAAGAGAAAACAATAG
- a CDS encoding RagB/SusD family nutrient uptake outer membrane protein, whose product MKNIFKKAIVTGLVLSAFAMGCKKSDLNTVNPNAQTTQTFWQTSDDAVKGINAVYGSLIIDGSYMRFSPIVENTRGDDATSYSPWDQIYNMGKFNMQSSGAGVLFSWTAYYQGILRANEVLKYVPAINMDAELKKRVLGQAYFLRGLYYFHLADFYKNVPMPLVPAGSSADYFQKQQPQDVVWAQVISDFKAAEGMLPATYSGLSPDGQIGRATRGAAAAFLGKTYLFTKKYAEAAAEFKSVIDMGTYSLVPNYYDNFFANNENNSESIFEVQFSRDAGGTDLGWGGDPSSGWGRTSARAITFGAASFGFTDVQPTPALYNEYLQEKTTSGGVDPRLDVTMYYNKPGEKLYNEDFAARYAGSSSLNALFCHKYENGDSGQADEYDWRSGINERLMRYADVLLMYAECLNELGQTNDAYQYIQLVRSRVGLPNLATVKPGMSQAEMRDQIGHERFLEFSLEGHRFDDIRRWGWLQDVAKLAWLKSRDPEFNTYTAGKEYLPIPLSEVQTNVGLVQNTGY is encoded by the coding sequence ATGAAAAATATATTTAAAAAGGCCATAGTTACTGGTTTAGTACTGTCGGCTTTTGCAATGGGGTGTAAAAAAAGTGATTTAAATACTGTAAACCCTAACGCGCAAACAACCCAAACGTTTTGGCAAACTTCTGATGATGCTGTAAAAGGGATAAATGCGGTATATGGCAGTTTAATTATTGATGGTTCATACATGCGTTTTTCGCCGATAGTGGAAAACACAAGGGGCGATGATGCTACAAGCTACAGTCCATGGGACCAGATCTATAACATGGGTAAGTTCAATATGCAAAGCAGTGGCGCGGGCGTACTGTTTTCATGGACGGCCTATTACCAGGGTATTTTACGCGCGAACGAAGTGCTGAAATATGTACCCGCCATTAATATGGATGCCGAACTGAAGAAACGTGTATTGGGTCAGGCCTATTTTCTGCGTGGCCTGTATTATTTCCACCTGGCCGATTTTTATAAAAACGTGCCTATGCCGTTGGTTCCTGCCGGCTCAAGTGCCGATTATTTCCAAAAGCAACAGCCCCAGGATGTAGTTTGGGCACAGGTGATCAGCGATTTTAAAGCTGCCGAAGGCATGCTGCCAGCAACTTACAGCGGCTTATCGCCCGATGGACAGATAGGTCGTGCTACCAGGGGAGCGGCAGCAGCGTTTCTGGGGAAAACCTACCTGTTCACAAAAAAATATGCGGAAGCTGCTGCCGAGTTCAAATCAGTTATTGACATGGGTACTTATAGCCTTGTGCCTAATTACTACGATAACTTTTTTGCCAATAATGAAAACAACTCCGAATCGATTTTTGAGGTTCAGTTTTCAAGGGATGCCGGAGGTACTGATCTGGGCTGGGGAGGCGATCCGTCATCAGGATGGGGCCGTACATCTGCCCGTGCCATCACCTTTGGCGCAGCGAGTTTTGGTTTTACAGATGTGCAGCCAACGCCTGCATTATACAATGAATATCTGCAGGAAAAAACAACCAGTGGCGGTGTCGACCCACGTTTGGATGTAACCATGTATTACAACAAACCCGGCGAAAAATTATATAACGAGGATTTTGCCGCCCGCTATGCCGGCAGCTCCTCATTAAATGCCCTGTTTTGCCATAAGTATGAAAACGGCGACAGCGGCCAGGCCGATGAGTATGACTGGAGATCAGGTATCAACGAAAGATTGATGCGTTATGCTGATGTACTGCTGATGTACGCTGAGTGTTTGAACGAATTGGGCCAAACAAATGATGCTTATCAATACATCCAGCTGGTACGCAGCCGTGTTGGTTTGCCAAACTTAGCTACGGTAAAACCGGGCATGAGCCAGGCTGAGATGCGCGATCAGATAGGTCACGAACGTTTCCTGGAATTTTCGTTGGAAGGCCACCGTTTTGATGATATCCGCCGCTGGGGCTGGTTACAGGATGTAGCTAAACTGGCATGGCTAAAATCCCGCGACCCGGAATTTAATACCTATACCGCAGGTAAAGAGTATTTGCCGATACCGCTGAGCGAAGTGCAAACCAATGTTGGTTTGGTACAAAATACGGGCTATTAG
- a CDS encoding TonB-dependent receptor — protein sequence MFKFICILVLASSLQAFSKGYGQTRINVNFQNMPLKKALKEIEKKSDYRFLYNDDMLLKNDMPASLNTKDASLEEVMKIVLSNTNLSYTLGDNNLVILTEKGKAMAPGTVSGKVTDDEGLPMPGVTVRIKGANVSAQTDLQGRYTLNIPDNNTGGVVLVFSFVGYVSQEITVTGNSLINVQLKAASNSLNEVIVVGYGTQKKENLTGSVAVVNLKDANKRVTPDVARALQGQVAGVQVNGSGVPGEGVSIRIRGVSSLNSNNPLFIIDGVPTFEPFDFPNTDIESLQVIKDASAGAIYGFRGANGVVIITTKRGKNGPMKINYNGYAGFQKNPKTLSVTDRIGYQKIANAAETNAGLSLAPGNDPSSSKFISNVNTDWQKSGFRTGYTQSHDLGLSGGNDNMSYNVAFDYFNQTGTTVSGPSYTRYNLSGNIQGKKGIVSFGTKFAYTEGDYNNLAYPHLHGTGNQIVDLVTAIPTMPIYDPNRVGGYGGVDQNTQRAISLNIIGVNNLLNSTGQRNRMMASAWMEVDILKNLKYRISGSYDRNDFRNTYFDPIYDLGWFYPNTTAYYSDARGNYYTQLIENTLSYKLNVKKHNFEILAGTAYQKNATSNLTGVALNLPQPYLFSLDNVSNPANKTAYSNSFITKFYSPIFARINYNYDDRYLLTFNYRRDGSSQLTQQHRYGNFPGASIGWNINKEKFIHLPEAITQLKLKAGYGILGNINALSNPYPYQTIVNGNASYVFGNTLATGTTQTQVFDQTNKWEGKKTTNIGLDLSLFHDQLAFSSEYYINKITGVLLGVPIPPSVGAINTPLVNAASFTNKGIEFTVTYRSRDTGPFNYTISANASTVKNKVTSLGNGGNPIYGAYSKTAVGGEVGELYAFKTEGIFKNAAEVAAHATQTGAAPGDVKFVDTDHNGIINDDDRVYLGSAIPKLYYGFNFSANYKNIDASIFIQGNYGSKIANGVYQALMTGQYGNQSTDELNYWTPSNTNTNVPRPIIGDPNANGRNSDRFIQSASYARLQTAQLGYTLPAALLNRTHVFRSVRIYLSGQNLYTITKYKGYDPDFINDGTINRGFDYGSFPNPRTLLVGLQVGL from the coding sequence ATGTTTAAATTTATCTGTATCCTGGTACTCGCCTCCTCACTGCAGGCGTTTTCAAAAGGATATGGTCAGACCCGCATCAACGTTAATTTCCAAAACATGCCCCTGAAAAAGGCGTTAAAGGAAATCGAAAAAAAGTCTGACTATCGCTTTTTGTATAACGACGATATGTTGTTGAAAAACGATATGCCCGCCAGTTTAAATACAAAAGATGCATCGCTTGAAGAGGTGATGAAAATTGTACTTAGTAATACCAACCTGAGTTATACGCTGGGTGATAATAACCTGGTTATCCTTACAGAAAAGGGAAAGGCAATGGCCCCCGGCACTGTGAGCGGTAAGGTAACCGATGATGAAGGCCTGCCCATGCCTGGTGTTACCGTAAGGATAAAGGGCGCCAATGTAAGCGCCCAAACCGATTTGCAGGGGCGTTATACCTTAAATATTCCCGATAATAATACAGGTGGTGTAGTACTTGTTTTTTCGTTTGTTGGCTATGTGTCGCAGGAAATAACAGTTACCGGCAACTCGTTGATCAATGTACAGTTAAAAGCAGCATCCAATTCTTTAAACGAAGTAATAGTGGTTGGATACGGCACACAGAAAAAGGAAAACCTTACAGGTTCTGTTGCTGTAGTAAATCTTAAGGATGCCAATAAACGTGTAACACCTGACGTTGCCAGAGCTTTACAAGGCCAGGTTGCAGGTGTACAGGTAAATGGTTCGGGTGTACCGGGCGAAGGCGTTTCTATCCGGATCCGCGGTGTAAGCTCATTAAATAGCAATAACCCGTTGTTTATAATTGACGGTGTGCCAACATTTGAGCCCTTTGACTTCCCGAATACTGATATTGAAAGTTTGCAAGTGATTAAAGATGCATCTGCGGGCGCAATTTATGGGTTTCGTGGTGCTAATGGTGTAGTTATCATCACCACCAAACGGGGCAAAAATGGTCCGATGAAGATCAACTACAACGGCTATGCAGGTTTTCAGAAAAATCCAAAAACGCTTTCCGTTACCGATAGGATAGGTTATCAAAAAATCGCTAATGCAGCTGAAACTAATGCAGGTTTGTCTTTAGCACCAGGTAATGATCCGTCATCAAGCAAATTTATCAGTAATGTAAATACCGACTGGCAAAAATCAGGTTTCCGAACCGGCTATACCCAAAGCCATGACCTCGGTTTATCCGGAGGTAACGATAACATGAGCTATAATGTTGCTTTTGACTACTTTAACCAAACCGGTACAACGGTATCCGGGCCCTCATATACCCGGTATAACCTAAGCGGCAATATTCAAGGTAAAAAAGGTATCGTATCTTTCGGTACTAAGTTTGCCTATACCGAAGGTGATTATAATAACCTGGCATATCCGCACCTGCACGGTACAGGTAACCAAATAGTCGACCTGGTTACTGCAATTCCTACCATGCCTATTTATGACCCTAACCGCGTTGGCGGTTATGGAGGTGTTGATCAAAATACACAGAGGGCTATTTCGCTAAATATTATAGGTGTAAATAACTTATTGAACAGCACAGGCCAGCGTAACCGTATGATGGCATCGGCCTGGATGGAGGTAGATATACTTAAGAACCTAAAATACCGCATCAGCGGAAGTTACGACCGCAACGATTTTAGAAACACTTATTTTGATCCTATTTATGATTTGGGCTGGTTTTATCCCAATACAACTGCTTACTACAGTGATGCCAGGGGCAACTATTATACCCAATTGATAGAAAACACGCTGAGCTATAAACTGAATGTTAAAAAGCATAATTTTGAGATTTTGGCAGGTACCGCGTATCAGAAAAATGCTACCAGCAATTTAACAGGTGTAGCATTAAACTTGCCCCAGCCTTATTTATTCTCACTTGACAACGTAAGTAACCCGGCTAATAAAACAGCTTACAGCAACAGCTTTATTACCAAATTTTATTCGCCGATATTTGCACGTATCAATTACAATTATGATGACAGGTATCTGTTAACCTTTAACTATAGGCGAGACGGTAGCTCCCAACTTACTCAACAGCATCGTTATGGGAATTTCCCGGGAGCATCAATCGGTTGGAACATCAATAAAGAAAAATTTATACACCTGCCAGAGGCTATTACGCAGTTAAAACTTAAAGCCGGGTACGGAATATTGGGTAACATAAACGCTTTATCTAATCCATATCCTTACCAAACCATTGTAAATGGAAATGCAAGCTATGTGTTTGGTAATACACTTGCTACAGGAACAACCCAAACCCAGGTGTTTGACCAAACCAATAAATGGGAAGGTAAAAAAACAACCAACATCGGCCTTGATTTAAGCTTGTTTCATGACCAGCTTGCATTTTCATCAGAGTATTATATCAATAAAATTACCGGTGTATTGTTAGGGGTGCCTATTCCGCCTTCGGTAGGGGCAATTAATACGCCGCTGGTTAATGCTGCCTCTTTTACCAATAAAGGTATCGAGTTTACGGTAACTTATCGCAGCAGGGATACCGGTCCGTTCAATTACACCATTAGCGCAAATGCTTCAACCGTTAAGAATAAGGTGACATCATTAGGCAATGGCGGTAACCCGATATATGGCGCGTACAGCAAAACAGCAGTAGGCGGCGAAGTTGGTGAGCTATATGCTTTTAAAACCGAAGGCATTTTTAAAAATGCTGCCGAAGTGGCCGCCCATGCTACTCAAACAGGTGCCGCTCCCGGCGATGTTAAGTTTGTTGATACCGACCATAACGGTATTATCAATGATGATGACCGTGTTTATCTGGGCTCTGCAATTCCAAAACTTTACTATGGATTCAATTTTAGCGCCAACTATAAAAACATTGACGCGTCAATATTTATACAGGGTAATTACGGCAGCAAAATTGCCAATGGTGTTTATCAGGCTTTAATGACCGGTCAGTATGGCAATCAAAGTACTGATGAATTAAATTACTGGACACCATCCAATACCAATACTAATGTGCCAAGGCCAATTATCGGCGATCCGAACGCGAATGGTCGCAATTCGGATAGGTTCATTCAAAGTGCCTCATATGCCCGCCTGCAAACTGCACAGTTAGGTTATACGTTGCCTGCTGCTTTATTAAACCGCACACACGTATTCAGGAGCGTAAGGATCTACCTGTCAGGGCAAAATCTTTATACAATAACCAAATACAAAGGTTACGATCCTGATTTTATTAATGATGGTACAATTAACCGCGGTTTTGATTATGGTTCGTTCCCTAATCCGCGCACTTTGCTGGTTGGTTTACAGGTAGGCTTATAA
- a CDS encoding FecR family protein, which translates to MINNIWILIGKKLNGEASPEELLELEQLLQQQGDTVMYPMDELEEIWKNDQQIAEDEKLLSKWAAFDAELDAVEEKEAEEAAQVIAVQTKKKKARIIKLGSLLAAACLMLGVFWFTRKETMVPGKSNEITAPKNGISKIQLPDGSRVWLNMGSKLTYNNDFGTEQRKVSLVGEAFFDVVKDPQHPFVVTTTTISIRVLGTKFNVRSYNNDKTSEAALIRGKIELTVLKNPEKKIILNPSEKITVINNQELQLKSNTPTYKIAEETPLIALSRIHQAKKDTLPSEALWLENKLAFDAEDFENIAQKMERRYNVNIVFENEDVKKLRFTGKFEKESINKALLSLQKTAAFRYKIDTNQIVIY; encoded by the coding sequence ATGATTAACAACATCTGGATACTTATTGGTAAAAAGTTAAATGGTGAAGCTTCGCCCGAAGAGTTACTTGAACTTGAGCAACTGTTACAGCAACAGGGGGATACCGTTATGTACCCGATGGATGAGCTGGAGGAAATCTGGAAAAATGATCAGCAAATTGCCGAGGATGAAAAACTGCTAAGCAAGTGGGCTGCTTTTGACGCCGAACTTGATGCTGTTGAAGAAAAGGAAGCTGAAGAGGCTGCGCAGGTTATCGCTGTTCAAACCAAAAAGAAAAAAGCCAGGATCATTAAACTGGGCTCATTGCTGGCCGCGGCCTGTTTAATGTTGGGTGTTTTCTGGTTTACCCGTAAAGAAACCATGGTGCCGGGAAAGTCCAATGAAATAACTGCTCCTAAAAATGGGATCAGTAAAATTCAATTGCCCGATGGCAGCCGTGTTTGGCTCAATATGGGCAGCAAACTTACTTATAATAATGATTTTGGTACCGAGCAAAGAAAGGTATCCCTGGTGGGTGAAGCCTTTTTTGATGTAGTTAAAGATCCGCAGCACCCTTTTGTAGTTACTACCACAACCATCAGCATCAGGGTGTTAGGTACTAAATTCAATGTGCGTTCATATAATAATGATAAAACATCCGAAGCCGCACTCATTCGCGGTAAAATTGAACTTACCGTTTTAAAAAATCCCGAAAAAAAGATCATCCTTAACCCATCAGAAAAAATTACGGTGATCAACAACCAGGAACTACAACTTAAAAGTAATACCCCAACGTATAAGATAGCTGAAGAAACTCCGCTTATAGCACTGAGCCGTATCCACCAGGCCAAAAAGGACACTTTGCCATCAGAAGCCTTATGGCTTGAAAATAAACTGGCCTTTGACGCTGAAGACTTTGAAAACATCGCCCAAAAAATGGAGCGCAGATATAATGTGAACATCGTTTTTGAAAATGAGGATGTAAAAAAGCTGCGCTTTACCGGTAAGTTTGAAAAAGAATCGATTAATAAGGCTTTATTGAGCCTGCAGAAAACGGCGGCGTTCCGTTATAAAATTGACACTAACCAAATTGTAATTTATTAA
- a CDS encoding RNA polymerase sigma-70 factor, with protein MIKVNTTDKEMLDTEIKYLLNDIALNSSRASFKRLYLFYYGKLFSLAKSLVKQDELAEEITNDVFMNLWTRRASLPEINNFTYYCYTSVKNKSLTCLAKNQLKSVNIDDVHADVADSSATGEDKLVCEDLTKLINTTLSKLSDQCRLVFKLIKEDDLKYREVADLLDISIKTVEYHMGNALKTLVLGLKDAQKLPGTVSPEKISKNI; from the coding sequence TTGATAAAAGTAAATACAACCGATAAGGAGATGTTGGACACCGAGATTAAGTACTTGCTTAATGATATTGCTTTAAACAGCAGCAGGGCTTCCTTTAAAAGGCTGTACTTATTTTACTATGGTAAGTTGTTTAGCCTTGCAAAATCGCTGGTTAAACAGGATGAACTGGCCGAAGAGATCACCAACGATGTTTTTATGAACTTGTGGACACGCCGTGCCTCGTTGCCTGAGATCAATAACTTTACTTATTACTGCTATACATCGGTTAAAAATAAATCGCTTACCTGCCTCGCCAAAAATCAGTTGAAAAGTGTGAATATTGATGATGTGCATGCAGATGTTGCCGATTCAAGCGCAACAGGGGAGGACAAACTGGTTTGCGAGGACCTTACCAAACTGATCAATACTACATTGAGCAAACTATCCGATCAATGCCGTCTTGTTTTTAAGTTGATAAAGGAAGACGACCTGAAATATCGTGAAGTAGCCGATTTACTCGATATCTCCATAAAAACTGTTGAGTACCACATGGGCAACGCCCTGAAAACGCTTGTACTGGGGCTAAAGGATGCCCAAAAATTGCCCGGCACAGTTAGCCCCGAAAAAATTTCAAAAAATATTTAA
- the mgrA gene encoding L-glyceraldehyde 3-phosphate reductase produces the protein MTYLPNQNRYQDMEYRRCGNSGLKLPAVSLGLWHNFGGIDSLENARNILRLAFDKGITHFDLANNYGPPAGSAEETFGRIFKDDFKNYRDELIVSSKAGWGMWEGPYGDWGSKKYLVASLDQSLKRMGLDYVDIFYHHRPDPETPIEETMGALDLIVRQGKALYVGISSYSASETEKAVAVLKELGTPCLIHQPKYSMFDRWVEGGLLDVLEDKGVGCIPFSPLAQGLLTNKYLKGIPEGSRAAAHRGNGAIDEDAITEQNIAKAAKLNELALQRGQNLAQMALSWILKDKRITSVLIGASKPEQVTDSIGCLTNTSFTDEELKLINNILAY, from the coding sequence ATGACTTATCTACCCAATCAAAACCGTTACCAGGATATGGAATACCGCCGTTGCGGTAACAGTGGTTTAAAACTGCCGGCGGTATCGCTTGGCTTATGGCATAACTTCGGCGGTATCGACAGCCTGGAGAACGCCCGCAATATTTTACGTTTAGCCTTTGATAAAGGCATTACCCATTTTGACCTGGCCAATAACTATGGTCCGCCCGCAGGTTCTGCCGAGGAAACTTTTGGGCGTATTTTTAAAGATGATTTTAAAAACTACCGCGACGAACTTATTGTTTCAAGCAAAGCCGGATGGGGTATGTGGGAAGGCCCGTATGGCGACTGGGGCTCAAAAAAATATTTGGTAGCCAGTTTAGATCAAAGCCTTAAACGTATGGGGTTGGATTATGTAGATATCTTCTATCATCACCGTCCCGACCCTGAAACTCCTATCGAAGAAACAATGGGAGCATTGGATTTGATCGTGCGCCAGGGCAAAGCTTTATATGTTGGGATTTCAAGCTATAGCGCTTCCGAAACAGAAAAAGCAGTTGCCGTATTGAAAGAGCTGGGCACACCATGCCTCATTCATCAGCCTAAATATTCCATGTTCGACAGATGGGTTGAAGGTGGTTTGCTTGACGTGCTGGAAGATAAAGGTGTTGGTTGTATCCCATTCTCACCATTGGCACAAGGCTTATTAACCAATAAATACCTGAAAGGTATCCCCGAAGGTTCGCGGGCTGCTGCCCACCGCGGCAACGGCGCTATTGACGAAGATGCCATAACCGAACAAAACATAGCCAAAGCCGCAAAACTGAATGAGCTTGCCCTGCAACGCGGTCAAAACCTGGCGCAAATGGCACTGTCATGGATCCTGAAAGATAAACGCATTACCTCGGTACTGATAGGCGCAAGTAAGCCGGAGCAGGTTACAGATTCTATCGGTTGTTTAACCAATACTTCATTTACGGATGAAGAGTTGAAGTTGATCAATAATATACTGGCGTATTAA